The Salinispora tropica CNB-440 genome has a window encoding:
- a CDS encoding cold-shock protein: MAQGTVKWFNADKGFGFITVDGGGADVFVHFSAIQTSGYRTLEENQRVEFEIAQGQKGPQAEQVRPL; the protein is encoded by the coding sequence ATGGCGCAGGGAACCGTGAAGTGGTTCAACGCTGACAAGGGCTTCGGCTTCATCACCGTCGACGGCGGGGGTGCTGACGTGTTCGTCCACTTCTCGGCCATCCAGACCAGCGGCTACCGCACGCTGGAGGAGAACCAGCGGGTGGAGTTCGAGATCGCCCAGGGTCAGAAGGGTCCGCAGGCCGAGCAGGTCCGCCCCCTCTGA
- a CDS encoding adenosine deaminase, producing the protein MTDLSTFVAGLPKAELHVHHVGSASPRIVAELAARHEGRSPVPADPAALADYFAFRDFAHFVEVYLSVVDLIRDQEDVWLLTHEVARELARQQVRYAELTVTPYSHVHRGIPAPAFCEAIEDARKRAAADFGIELRWCFDIPGEAGLPAAEETLRISLDERPDGLISFGLGGPEIGVPRPQFKPYFDQARAAGLRSAPHAGETTGAQTVWDALRDLGAERIGHGIAAVEDPELLEFLAERQIALEVCPTSNVRTRAVPRIEEHPLPRLVGAGLLVTINSDDPPMFGTTLNDEYAVAARLLGLGPQGVVALAHNAVSASFLDPASKQRIAGEIDAYLARAS; encoded by the coding sequence GTGACTGACCTGTCCACCTTCGTCGCCGGACTACCCAAGGCAGAGCTGCACGTGCACCACGTCGGCTCCGCCTCGCCCCGGATCGTCGCCGAGTTGGCCGCCCGGCACGAGGGGCGTAGCCCGGTCCCGGCCGACCCGGCCGCCCTCGCCGACTACTTTGCCTTCCGCGACTTCGCGCACTTCGTCGAGGTCTACCTGAGCGTGGTGGACCTGATCCGGGACCAGGAGGACGTCTGGCTCCTCACCCACGAGGTGGCCCGGGAACTGGCCCGCCAGCAGGTCCGCTACGCGGAGCTGACGGTCACCCCGTACTCGCACGTGCACCGTGGCATTCCCGCGCCGGCGTTCTGCGAGGCGATCGAGGACGCTCGCAAACGGGCGGCCGCCGACTTCGGTATCGAGCTGCGCTGGTGCTTCGACATCCCCGGTGAAGCCGGCCTGCCGGCCGCCGAGGAGACCCTGCGGATCAGCCTGGACGAGCGCCCCGACGGCCTGATCAGCTTCGGGCTGGGTGGCCCGGAGATCGGTGTGCCCCGACCCCAGTTCAAGCCGTACTTCGACCAGGCGCGGGCGGCCGGCCTTCGGTCGGCGCCGCACGCCGGGGAGACCACCGGGGCGCAGACCGTCTGGGACGCGCTGCGTGACCTGGGCGCCGAACGAATCGGACACGGCATCGCCGCCGTCGAGGACCCCGAACTGCTCGAGTTCCTGGCTGAGCGGCAGATCGCCCTGGAGGTGTGTCCGACCTCCAACGTCCGCACCCGCGCGGTGCCTCGGATCGAGGAGCACCCGTTGCCCCGGTTGGTCGGTGCCGGGCTGTTGGTCACGATCAACTCCGATGATCCGCCGATGTTCGGCACCACCCTCAACGACGAGTACGCGGTGGCTGCCCGGCTGCTCGGCCTCGGTCCGCAGGGCGTCGTCGCGCTGGCCCACAACGCGGTGAGCGCGTCGTTCCTCGATCCTGCGAGCAAGCAACGGATCGCTGGGGAGATCGACGCCTACCTGGCGCGCGCGTCCTGA
- a CDS encoding glycoside hydrolase family 3 protein, with protein sequence MTTSEANLASLAATVLQPGFVGTTAPSWVRRWLGDGLGAVVLFARNVVDSEQVAALTATLRAERSDVIVAIDEEAGDVTRIESGLGSSRPGNLALGVVDDPLLTEEVAHDLGTELAALGITLNYAPDADVNSNPDNPVIGVRSFGADPNLTARHTAAWVRGLQAGGVAACAKHFPGHGDTQVDSHHGLPRIAGDRSRLDAVELTPFRAAISAGVQAIMTGHLFVPALDPDLPATLSRRILTGLLRDELGFAGVVVTDAVEMRAVADRYGFTGAAVRALAAGADAICVGGEHADEDAARRLRDAIVAAVAAGTLPEERLVEAAKRVDQLAAATAARRGGRPVRPAARDGSAVGFAAARRAIRVTTDRAGLGTLPLIGPAHVVEFESPRNLAIGTETAWGVAAPLAELLPGTTGVRYAEAEVPPDLTADAGGRHLVLVVRDLHRHPWMRAAVTRALAGRPDAVVVELGVPELVTGAVHVATYGATRAGSRAAAELLTGIG encoded by the coding sequence GTGACCACAAGTGAGGCCAACCTCGCGTCCCTGGCCGCCACCGTCCTTCAGCCGGGCTTCGTCGGTACCACCGCCCCGTCCTGGGTGCGCCGCTGGTTGGGGGACGGTCTCGGCGCGGTGGTGCTCTTCGCCCGCAACGTGGTCGACTCGGAGCAGGTCGCCGCGCTGACCGCGACGCTGCGCGCGGAGCGGTCGGATGTCATCGTCGCCATCGATGAGGAAGCCGGTGACGTGACCCGGATCGAGTCGGGTCTCGGCAGTTCCCGCCCCGGTAACCTGGCCCTCGGCGTGGTCGACGATCCGCTCCTGACCGAGGAGGTGGCCCACGACCTCGGCACGGAGCTGGCGGCGCTCGGGATCACCCTGAACTATGCGCCGGACGCCGACGTCAACTCCAATCCGGACAATCCGGTGATCGGAGTCCGCTCCTTCGGCGCGGATCCGAACCTCACCGCCCGGCACACCGCCGCCTGGGTGCGGGGCCTACAAGCCGGCGGTGTCGCCGCCTGCGCCAAACACTTCCCCGGGCACGGTGACACCCAGGTCGACTCCCACCACGGCCTGCCCCGGATCGCCGGTGATCGGAGCCGGCTGGACGCGGTGGAGCTGACCCCGTTTCGCGCCGCGATCTCCGCGGGCGTGCAGGCGATCATGACCGGCCACCTGTTCGTGCCCGCGCTGGACCCGGACCTACCGGCCACCCTGAGCCGCCGGATCCTCACCGGCCTGCTCCGGGACGAGCTGGGCTTCGCGGGGGTCGTGGTGACCGACGCGGTGGAGATGCGCGCGGTCGCCGACCGTTATGGCTTCACCGGCGCCGCGGTACGTGCCCTGGCCGCAGGTGCCGACGCCATCTGTGTCGGTGGTGAGCACGCCGACGAGGACGCGGCCCGGCGGCTGCGGGACGCGATCGTGGCCGCCGTTGCGGCGGGAACACTGCCCGAGGAACGCCTCGTCGAGGCGGCCAAGCGAGTCGACCAACTCGCCGCCGCCACCGCCGCCCGCCGGGGCGGTCGGCCCGTTCGCCCAGCGGCCAGGGATGGCTCGGCGGTGGGGTTCGCCGCCGCCCGCCGGGCCATCCGGGTCACGACGGACCGCGCCGGGCTGGGTACGCTGCCGCTGATCGGCCCCGCCCACGTGGTCGAGTTCGAATCGCCCCGCAACCTCGCGATCGGCACGGAGACCGCGTGGGGCGTCGCCGCGCCCCTGGCAGAGCTGCTACCAGGTACCACCGGCGTTCGGTACGCCGAGGCCGAGGTGCCCCCGGACCTCACCGCCGACGCCGGTGGTCGCCACCTCGTCCTCGTCGTCCGTGACCTGCACCGGCACCCGTGGATGCGGGCGGCCGTGACGCGCGCTTTGGCCGGCCGCCCGGATGCCGTCGTGGTCGAGCTGGGCGTACCCGAACTGGTCACCGGGGCGGTGCACGTCGCCACCTATGGCGCGACCCGAGCCGGCAGTCGGGCCGCGGCGGAGCTCCTGACCGGGATCGGCTGA
- a CDS encoding DNA topoisomerase IB has translation MRLRRSDPGRPGYRRHRRGRGWGFCDPAGEPVRDSDRLARLRDLVIPPAWQDVWISPYPNGHIQATGVDAAGRRQYLYHPEWRRKRDEAKFDHVLEVARRLPRLRERVAEDLDGRGLSRERVLATVARLLDLGAFRVGSERYAAGDDPTFGVSTLRPEHAHSRRGCMVLEFPAKGGVEQIRWIEDPVLCRVLANLRRRRRSAARLFGYWDGRHWRDVRRDDVNGYLRVASGGEMTAKDFRTWHATVLAATGLAAAGGQRSATARRRAVAGVMREVAGLLGNTPTVARASYVDPRVVDLYHDGVLAPVGRWMPREDAERGVLELLAEA, from the coding sequence GTGCGTTTGCGGCGTAGTGATCCGGGTCGGCCCGGCTACCGGCGCCACCGGCGTGGCCGGGGCTGGGGGTTCTGCGATCCGGCCGGTGAGCCGGTCCGTGATTCGGACCGGTTGGCTCGCCTGCGTGACCTCGTCATCCCGCCGGCCTGGCAGGACGTGTGGATCTCGCCGTACCCGAACGGGCATATCCAGGCCACCGGCGTTGACGCTGCTGGCCGCCGACAGTACCTGTACCACCCGGAGTGGCGGCGAAAGCGGGATGAGGCGAAGTTCGACCACGTGCTCGAGGTGGCCCGGCGGTTGCCCCGGTTGCGCGAGCGCGTCGCGGAGGATCTCGACGGTCGGGGACTGAGCCGAGAACGGGTGCTGGCCACTGTGGCCCGACTGTTGGACCTGGGCGCCTTTCGAGTAGGCAGCGAGCGGTACGCGGCCGGTGACGATCCGACGTTCGGGGTGTCCACCCTGCGCCCGGAGCACGCCCACTCCCGCCGTGGTTGCATGGTCCTCGAGTTTCCGGCGAAGGGTGGTGTCGAACAGATTCGTTGGATCGAGGATCCGGTGCTGTGTCGGGTGCTGGCCAACCTGCGGCGTCGTCGTCGTAGCGCGGCTCGACTCTTTGGCTACTGGGACGGCCGGCACTGGCGGGACGTGCGCCGAGACGATGTCAACGGGTATCTGCGGGTGGCCAGTGGCGGTGAGATGACCGCGAAGGATTTCCGGACCTGGCACGCCACGGTCCTGGCGGCCACCGGGCTGGCCGCTGCCGGCGGACAGCGTTCGGCCACCGCCCGCCGCCGTGCGGTGGCCGGGGTCATGCGTGAGGTGGCGGGGTTGCTCGGAAACACGCCGACGGTGGCCCGTGCGTCCTACGTCGACCCCCGGGTCGTGGACCTCTACCACGACGGAGTGCTGGCGCCGGTCGGTCGGTGGATGCCCCGTGAGGATGCCGAGCGGGGAGTCCTCGAACTGCTGGCCGAGGCCTGA
- a CDS encoding SDR family oxidoreductase, producing the protein MNAGYTVLVTGGSSGLGAAVVSAVAEAGGRPLVLDRQPPADGVPWAACDLADTRAAEAATRELVEDNGGLDAVVTAAGMDVPGRLADLPGEVWDRIVTVDLLATAAVIRAALPFLEASRGRIVTVASTLGVKAVSDATAYCAAKFGVVGFTRSLAAELAGRVGVTLLIPGGMRTAFFDDRDPQYRPGPDAILNDPADTAAAVMFALTQPVGSAVRELVVCAEQESSYP; encoded by the coding sequence ATGAACGCCGGGTACACGGTCCTGGTGACCGGTGGGTCGAGCGGGCTGGGCGCAGCGGTGGTATCGGCGGTGGCCGAGGCGGGTGGGCGACCACTGGTGTTGGACCGCCAGCCTCCGGCGGATGGGGTGCCGTGGGCGGCGTGCGATCTGGCCGACACCCGGGCAGCCGAGGCCGCCACCCGAGAGCTCGTCGAGGACAACGGGGGCTTGGACGCCGTGGTGACGGCAGCCGGAATGGATGTACCGGGTCGGCTGGCCGATCTGCCGGGGGAGGTCTGGGATCGGATCGTCACGGTTGACCTACTCGCCACCGCCGCCGTCATTCGGGCAGCGCTGCCGTTCCTTGAGGCGTCTCGGGGCCGGATTGTCACCGTCGCCTCGACGCTGGGGGTCAAGGCGGTCAGTGACGCGACGGCGTACTGCGCGGCCAAGTTCGGCGTGGTCGGATTCACCCGATCCCTCGCCGCCGAGCTCGCCGGCCGGGTTGGCGTGACCCTGCTCATCCCCGGTGGCATGCGTACTGCCTTCTTCGACGATCGTGACCCGCAGTACCGACCCGGGCCCGACGCGATCCTCAATGATCCCGCGGACACCGCCGCCGCGGTCATGTTCGCCCTAACCCAACCCGTTGGCAGTGCCGTCCGGGAACTGGTGGTCTGCGCCGAGCAGGAGTCTTCCTACCCGTGA
- a CDS encoding aldo/keto reductase, whose amino-acid sequence MEQRTFPRLNRAVGVVGLGTWQLGADWGTVSEEAALSVLAAAVDSGVSFLDTADVYGDGRSETLIGRFLRTRPDADLTVATKTGRRVEQRPEAYTLAHLREWTDRSRRNLGVDILDLVQLHCPPTPVFADDAVFEALDTLVAEERIAGYGVSVETCAEALTAIARPGVASVQIILNALRHKPLERVLPAAAEAGVGIIARVPLASGLLSGRYDEHTTFAPNDHRTYNRRGEAFDVGETFAGVDLTRGLAAVRRLAPLVGTERTMAQFALRWVIDQPGMTVVIPGARDVTQARTNAETASQRSLSDQEGAVVADVYDDLVRPQVHDRW is encoded by the coding sequence ATGGAGCAGCGCACCTTTCCCAGGCTGAACCGTGCCGTCGGCGTGGTTGGCCTCGGCACCTGGCAGCTCGGAGCCGACTGGGGCACCGTCAGCGAGGAGGCCGCCCTGAGCGTCCTCGCCGCCGCCGTCGACTCCGGGGTCTCCTTCCTCGACACCGCCGATGTCTACGGCGACGGGCGCAGCGAGACGTTGATCGGCCGGTTCCTGCGCACCCGGCCCGACGCCGACCTCACCGTCGCGACGAAGACGGGCCGACGGGTGGAGCAGCGGCCCGAGGCGTACACCCTCGCCCACCTCCGAGAGTGGACCGACCGGTCCCGGAGGAACCTCGGGGTCGACATCCTCGACCTGGTGCAACTGCACTGCCCACCGACACCGGTCTTCGCCGACGACGCGGTCTTCGAGGCCCTCGACACCCTGGTCGCCGAGGAACGGATCGCTGGATACGGCGTGAGTGTGGAGACCTGCGCGGAGGCGCTCACCGCAATCGCTCGGCCCGGAGTGGCCAGCGTCCAGATCATCCTCAACGCGCTGCGCCACAAGCCCCTGGAGCGGGTCCTACCGGCTGCCGCCGAGGCCGGCGTCGGCATCATCGCCCGGGTACCGCTGGCCAGTGGGTTACTCTCCGGCCGATACGACGAACACACCACCTTTGCCCCGAACGACCACCGCACCTACAACCGGCGGGGCGAGGCGTTCGACGTCGGTGAAACCTTCGCCGGCGTCGACCTCACCCGCGGCCTGGCCGCTGTCCGCCGGCTCGCGCCGCTGGTCGGCACGGAGCGGACGATGGCGCAGTTCGCGCTGCGCTGGGTCATCGACCAGCCCGGGATGACGGTGGTGATCCCCGGTGCCCGGGACGTGACCCAGGCCCGGACGAATGCCGAGACAGCCAGCCAGCGGAGCCTCTCCGACCAGGAAGGTGCTGTCGTCGCCGACGTGTACGACGACCTGGTTCGGCCGCAGGTCCACGACCGGTGGTGA
- a CDS encoding DUF3618 domain-containing protein — MTGNGRASGDTEALREEIRRTRIELSETMEALAAKADVKKRLRSSAEQAKGRMREQATVAAARVRGRARPRGERVHGSSVPFTALAAGAVAAVVVLMIVRGRRR; from the coding sequence ATGACAGGTAACGGGCGGGCCAGCGGGGACACCGAGGCCCTCCGGGAGGAGATCCGGCGGACCCGGATCGAACTCAGCGAAACCATGGAGGCACTGGCCGCCAAGGCCGATGTGAAGAAGCGTCTGCGCTCCTCGGCCGAGCAGGCGAAGGGGCGGATGCGCGAGCAGGCGACCGTGGCGGCGGCCCGGGTACGCGGGCGGGCCCGGCCGCGAGGTGAACGGGTTCACGGCAGTTCGGTGCCGTTCACCGCGTTGGCTGCGGGTGCGGTGGCCGCCGTCGTCGTACTGATGATCGTCCGGGGGAGGCGTCGGTGA
- a CDS encoding trans-aconitate 2-methyltransferase: MWDPMTYLRYGDERARPFHDLLARVPTVRPRAVVDLGCGPGTLTALLAERWPGSRITGLDAAPEMIDRAARLDSPVEFAVADVHHWRPGRDQDVVISNAVLQWVPDHRALLTRWARELPAGAVIAVQVPGNFDAPSHRALRTVANRPAWRTLLGPLLREAPVDDSVGYARLLATEGCTVDAWETSYVHLLPAPADADHPVLRWMEGTALRPVRATLDAASWADFRVELGVRLAEAYPVQQGQVCFPFRRVFFVARTAAARGEENL, translated from the coding sequence ATGTGGGATCCGATGACATATCTGCGCTACGGCGACGAACGGGCCCGGCCGTTCCATGACCTGCTTGCCCGGGTGCCGACCGTCCGGCCCCGGGCGGTGGTTGACCTCGGCTGTGGGCCCGGCACGTTGACCGCCCTCCTCGCCGAACGCTGGCCCGGCAGCCGGATCACCGGCCTCGACGCCGCACCGGAGATGATCGACCGGGCCGCCAGGCTGGACAGCCCGGTGGAGTTCGCCGTCGCCGATGTCCACCACTGGCGCCCGGGCCGAGACCAGGACGTCGTCATCAGCAACGCCGTGCTCCAGTGGGTACCCGACCACCGGGCCCTGCTCACCCGCTGGGCTCGCGAGCTGCCCGCTGGCGCCGTCATCGCGGTGCAGGTGCCGGGTAACTTCGACGCGCCGTCGCACCGGGCACTGCGGACGGTGGCCAACCGTCCTGCCTGGCGCACGCTGCTCGGCCCGCTGCTCCGCGAGGCACCCGTGGACGACTCGGTCGGCTACGCCCGACTGTTGGCCACCGAGGGCTGCACGGTGGACGCCTGGGAGACTAGCTACGTGCACCTGCTTCCGGCTCCGGCCGACGCTGACCATCCGGTGCTGCGTTGGATGGAGGGGACCGCGCTGCGTCCGGTGCGCGCCACGCTCGACGCCGCCAGCTGGGCCGACTTTCGGGTGGAACTGGGCGTACGGCTCGCCGAGGCGTACCCGGTGCAGCAGGGCCAGGTGTGCTTTCCGTTCCGCCGCGTCTTTTTCGTTGCCCGTACCGCCGCCGCCCGCGGAGAGGAGAACCTGTGA
- a CDS encoding phage holin family protein: protein MADVANARPTQAGSEPSTAELVQRATEQVSRLVRDELTLARAELAQKGKHAGIGIGLFGGAGVLALYGLGALAATVILLLALVVPAWVAALIVAVVLFVAAGVLALVGKKQVTQAVPPVPAGTVRSVRADVDTVTAAVKDGRAAVQDGRRA, encoded by the coding sequence ATGGCTGACGTGGCGAACGCCCGCCCAACCCAGGCCGGGAGCGAGCCGTCCACCGCCGAACTGGTGCAGCGGGCCACGGAGCAGGTTTCCCGGCTGGTCCGCGACGAGCTGACGCTGGCCCGAGCGGAGTTGGCCCAGAAGGGGAAGCACGCCGGAATCGGCATCGGCCTCTTCGGTGGCGCCGGGGTGCTGGCACTCTACGGGCTCGGTGCGCTCGCGGCGACGGTGATCCTGCTGCTCGCCCTGGTCGTGCCCGCCTGGGTGGCCGCCCTGATCGTCGCGGTGGTGCTCTTCGTCGCCGCCGGGGTTCTCGCCCTGGTCGGCAAGAAGCAGGTCACTCAGGCGGTCCCGCCGGTGCCGGCGGGCACGGTGCGCAGCGTCCGGGCGGATGTCGATACCGTCACCGCGGCGGTGAAGGATGGGAGAGCCGCGGTGCAGGACGGGAGACGGGCATGA
- a CDS encoding cysteine desulfurase-like protein — MPFDIARIRAAYPALAEGHVHFDGAGGTQTAAPVISAVAETMGAALGNRSGGNLPGRRSLELVAAARTAVADLLGAVPEGVVLGPSATALTYTLARALGATWRPGDEVVVSRLDHDANVRPWIQAAEAAGATVRWAEFDVHTGELPAGQYGNLVNERTRLVAVTAASNAIGTMPEVAAIAKAAHAVGALVCVDGVHSVPHGPTDRTALGADFLVTSAYKWSGPHVAAVAADPACWEYLYPAKLRPAADSVPDRFEYGTPSFPLLAGVAVAVDHLAGLDPTATGSRRERLRTSLNAARAYEEGLLARLLDGLAALPGVTVLGSPARRCPTVSFRLAGRSPAETQAALGAAGLCLSAGDYYAYEYFQTLGLRDSGGAVRVSLYHYNTVTDVDRLLDEMARLFPDR, encoded by the coding sequence ATGCCGTTCGACATCGCCCGCATTCGGGCCGCGTACCCTGCCCTGGCCGAGGGCCACGTCCACTTCGACGGTGCCGGAGGCACCCAGACCGCCGCGCCGGTGATTTCCGCGGTGGCCGAGACCATGGGTGCGGCGCTCGGCAACCGCAGCGGCGGCAACCTTCCCGGCCGACGCTCACTGGAGCTGGTGGCCGCCGCCCGTACGGCCGTGGCCGACCTGCTCGGCGCGGTTCCGGAGGGGGTGGTGCTGGGCCCGAGCGCGACGGCGCTCACCTACACCCTGGCCCGCGCCCTCGGGGCGACGTGGCGACCAGGAGACGAGGTGGTGGTGTCCCGACTCGACCACGACGCCAACGTCCGGCCATGGATCCAGGCAGCCGAGGCGGCGGGCGCAACCGTACGGTGGGCCGAGTTCGATGTGCACACCGGTGAGCTGCCGGCCGGCCAGTACGGCAATCTGGTCAACGAGCGGACCCGGTTGGTAGCGGTCACCGCCGCCAGCAATGCGATCGGCACGATGCCCGAGGTGGCGGCGATCGCCAAGGCGGCCCACGCCGTCGGAGCGCTGGTCTGCGTGGACGGTGTGCACTCGGTGCCGCACGGTCCGACCGACCGCACCGCGTTGGGCGCTGACTTCCTGGTCACCAGCGCCTACAAGTGGTCGGGTCCCCACGTGGCCGCGGTGGCGGCGGATCCGGCGTGCTGGGAGTACCTGTACCCGGCGAAGCTGCGTCCCGCCGCCGACTCCGTACCCGACCGATTCGAGTACGGCACGCCCAGCTTTCCGCTGTTGGCCGGGGTGGCCGTCGCCGTGGACCACCTCGCCGGGCTGGACCCGACGGCCACCGGAAGCCGGCGGGAGCGGCTGCGCACCAGCCTGAACGCGGCTCGCGCGTACGAGGAGGGGCTTTTGGCGCGACTGCTCGACGGTCTCGCCGCGCTGCCCGGGGTCACCGTGCTCGGCTCGCCGGCCCGCCGCTGCCCCACGGTCTCGTTCCGGTTGGCCGGCCGGTCTCCGGCCGAAACCCAGGCGGCGCTCGGCGCGGCGGGGCTCTGCCTCTCCGCCGGTGACTACTACGCCTACGAGTACTTCCAGACGTTGGGGCTACGGGACAGCGGCGGGGCGGTACGCGTCAGCTTGTACCACTACAACACTGTCACCGACGTGGATCGGCTGCTCGACGAGATGGCGAGGCTCTTCCCCGACCGCTGA
- a CDS encoding mechanosensitive ion channel family protein: MQSYLGTIIAALAAAAGALFVVGVAHRITRRLGQRSLLLTGLAQHAHRAFQVAATILAVQFAVRFTTGYATGTGWRQALLHILVLGVIAATAWLVAALLVVVEDTALARFQVEVADNRHRRIRTQVVLLRRLTIAVVIILALGVMLMTFPAVRGIGAGVLTSAGVVGVVAALAAQSLLGNVFAGLQLAFSDAVRLGDVVVVDGEWGRIEELTLSYVVLRIWDDRRLILPTSYFTSKPFQNWTRTEAAVLGTAEFDVDWSISVQAMREELRRLVENSELWDGRVCVLQVIDATGGMIKVRALVSAENAGSLWDLRCLVREHLVAWVWEQRPTAMPRTRAEVGDAGGGQPWQWVPPRHRPQTAGGLADGAGSDDARIFGGSEDGAARSEAFVGPDEPADSRR; this comes from the coding sequence GTGCAGAGCTATCTCGGGACGATCATCGCCGCGCTTGCCGCCGCGGCGGGCGCCCTGTTCGTGGTCGGCGTCGCGCACCGGATAACCCGGCGGCTCGGTCAGCGTTCACTGCTGTTGACCGGGCTGGCCCAGCACGCACACCGCGCCTTCCAGGTGGCGGCGACCATCCTCGCCGTGCAGTTCGCCGTGCGGTTCACCACCGGCTACGCGACCGGTACCGGCTGGCGCCAGGCCCTACTGCACATCCTGGTTCTCGGTGTGATCGCCGCCACCGCCTGGCTGGTCGCCGCGTTGCTGGTGGTGGTCGAGGACACCGCGCTCGCCCGGTTCCAGGTCGAGGTGGCGGACAACCGGCACCGCCGGATCCGCACCCAGGTGGTGCTACTGCGTCGGTTGACCATCGCGGTGGTCATCATCCTGGCGCTCGGCGTGATGCTGATGACCTTCCCTGCCGTTCGCGGGATCGGCGCTGGGGTGCTGACCAGTGCTGGTGTGGTCGGTGTGGTGGCGGCGCTGGCCGCGCAGAGTCTGCTGGGTAACGTCTTCGCCGGCCTCCAGCTCGCCTTCAGCGACGCCGTACGCCTCGGCGACGTGGTGGTCGTGGACGGAGAGTGGGGTCGGATCGAGGAGCTGACCCTCAGCTACGTGGTGTTGCGAATCTGGGACGACCGGCGGTTGATCCTGCCCACGTCGTACTTCACCAGCAAGCCGTTCCAGAACTGGACCCGGACCGAGGCCGCGGTGCTCGGTACCGCCGAGTTCGACGTCGACTGGTCGATCTCGGTGCAGGCGATGCGGGAGGAGCTACGTCGCCTGGTGGAGAACAGCGAACTGTGGGACGGCCGAGTCTGCGTGTTGCAGGTGATCGACGCCACCGGCGGCATGATCAAAGTGCGCGCGTTGGTCAGCGCGGAGAACGCCGGCAGCCTCTGGGATCTGCGCTGCCTGGTCCGCGAGCACCTGGTCGCCTGGGTGTGGGAGCAGCGGCCGACCGCGATGCCCCGCACGCGGGCCGAGGTCGGTGATGCCGGGGGCGGCCAGCCGTGGCAGTGGGTCCCGCCCCGCCACCGGCCCCAGACAGCGGGCGGCCTCGCCGACGGTGCGGGGTCCGACGATGCGCGGATCTTCGGCGGCAGCGAGGACGGCGCGGCCCGCAGCGAGGCCTTCGTTGGCCCGGACGAGCCGGCTGACTCCCGCCGCTAA
- a CDS encoding glycosyltransferase family 9 protein: MILILRALGLGDLATAVPALRALRVHYPDQRLVLLAPRWLAPLVELIGGIDELVDTADLAHPRWHGPAPELAVNLHGRGPESHRLLVGTRPRRLFAFANRVAGHHHGPSWRADEHEVRRWCRLLAWHGVPTDPTDLGLRRPAPGRTPTGVTVLHPGSKIPGKRWPVERFAALGRRLAGAGHQIAVTGDVTELPLARRLAQLAGLPERTVRAGHTGLRDLASLVAHARLLISGDTGIAHLATAYGTPSVVLFGPQSPAHWGPPPERTWHRCLGADGGGERPGWDGAEAHPALAAVDVDQVLVAVAEVERMVRTTGAFAA; encoded by the coding sequence GTGATCTTGATCCTTCGTGCGCTGGGCCTCGGGGACCTCGCCACCGCCGTGCCAGCCCTGCGTGCCCTGCGGGTCCACTACCCCGACCAGCGCCTGGTCCTGCTTGCCCCGCGCTGGCTGGCCCCGCTGGTTGAGCTGATCGGCGGAATCGACGAGCTGGTCGATACCGCCGACCTGGCTCACCCGCGGTGGCACGGCCCCGCCCCCGAACTGGCGGTTAATCTGCACGGCCGCGGGCCAGAGTCACACCGCCTGCTGGTCGGTACCCGCCCTCGTCGGCTGTTCGCCTTCGCCAACCGGGTCGCCGGGCATCACCACGGCCCCTCCTGGCGGGCCGACGAGCATGAGGTTCGTCGGTGGTGCCGCCTCCTGGCCTGGCACGGTGTTCCGACCGACCCGACCGACCTGGGCTTGCGCCGGCCAGCACCGGGGCGGACACCGACCGGGGTGACCGTGCTGCATCCTGGCTCCAAGATCCCGGGCAAACGCTGGCCGGTGGAGCGGTTCGCGGCCCTCGGCCGCCGACTCGCCGGCGCCGGTCATCAGATCGCTGTCACCGGCGACGTAACCGAGCTACCCCTCGCCCGCCGGCTCGCGCAGCTCGCCGGGCTGCCCGAGCGAACCGTACGAGCCGGCCACACCGGCCTGCGCGACCTCGCCAGCCTGGTCGCCCACGCCCGTCTGCTGATCAGCGGCGACACCGGTATCGCCCACCTTGCCACCGCCTATGGCACTCCCTCGGTGGTTCTCTTCGGTCCCCAGTCACCGGCCCACTGGGGGCCACCACCCGAACGGACGTGGCATCGGTGCCTCGGGGCGGATGGCGGAGGGGAGCGTCCGGGCTGGGACGGTGCGGAGGCCCATCCGGCGCTGGCGGCGGTCGACGTTGACCAGGTGCTGGTCGCCGTGGCCGAGGTGGAGCGGATGGTGCGGACGACCGGTGCGTTTGCGGCGTAG
- a CDS encoding DUF4235 domain-containing protein: protein MSKGLGKAAYKPVGILLGFAAGAAAGAIFEQVWKVAGAGEAPNATDEDRGWGEILAAAALQGAIFAVVRAAVDRGGAVGLRRMTGNWPK from the coding sequence GTGAGCAAAGGATTGGGAAAGGCCGCCTACAAACCGGTCGGCATTCTGCTGGGTTTCGCCGCCGGTGCCGCTGCGGGCGCCATCTTCGAGCAGGTGTGGAAGGTGGCGGGTGCTGGCGAGGCGCCGAACGCCACCGACGAGGACCGCGGTTGGGGCGAGATCCTGGCCGCGGCGGCGTTGCAGGGGGCGATCTTCGCGGTCGTCCGGGCGGCCGTGGACCGGGGCGGGGCGGTGGGGCTGCGCCGGATGACGGGCAACTGGCCGAAGTGA